From the genome of Aspergillus chevalieri M1 DNA, chromosome 8, nearly complete sequence, one region includes:
- a CDS encoding DUF3632 domain-containing protein (COG:S;~EggNog:ENOG410PTCH;~InterPro:IPR022085;~PFAM:PF12311) codes for MIMATTNNPLGLDLDTMYEPTDIEEKVFDLLTAYLPPDSTITPQQAADKVNSFFPHSCLGENDNYYPCQFLGEFWEVMFRIAPQLDYQGQPMQRYIALHKALRELPDIFMGDYRVWQDRPLFSMELHERWSRMSGGYEVNGIAHQAWRNINGLLIHFTNEGIYDGKYHALNCIRKYFENDDRNRRNRFINVYAPVAALWFIHCSPKIYEACQNQEYLDRIPGGKLWKGPPGYNIPRWEFWRSRFEVLSTHPLAIEETRQACKAAVDGMDAVTKAS; via the exons ATGATCATGGCCACTACAAACAACCCTCTCGGTCTTGACCTTGATACCATGTACGAGCCAACGGACATTGAAGAGAAGGTTTTTGATCTCCTGACAGCCTACCTCCCTCCAGACTCGACAATCACCCCTCAACAAGCAGCCGATAAAGTCAACTCTTTCTTCCCACATAGCTGTCTAGGAGAAAATGACAATTACTATCCTTGCCAATTTCTGGGTGAATTCTGGGAGGTGATGTTCCGTATTGCCCCGCAGTTAGACTACCAGGGGCAACCCATGCAACGCTACATCGCCCTCCACAAGGCTCTGCGAGAATTGCCTGATATTTTCATGGGTGATTATCGGGTATGGCAGGATAGACCTCTGTTTAGCATGGAGTTGCATGAAAGATGGAGTC GCATGTCCGGTGGCTACGAAGTAAATGGCATAGCACACCAGGCGTGGAGAAACATAAACGGGCTATTGATACACTTCACCAATGAAGGTATCTACGACGGCAAATACCATGCCCTGAACTGCATCAGGAAATATTTTGAGAATGATGACCGAAACAGGCGAAACAGATTCATTAATGTGTATGCTCCAGTTGCTGCCTTATGGTTCATTCACTGCAGTCCCAAGATTTACGAGGCCTGCCAAAATCAGGAGTACCTTGACAGGATACCGGGAGGGAAGCTTTGGAAGGGACCACCTGGATATAATATCCCACGGTGGGAATTCTGGAGGAGTCGGTTTGAGGTGCTGAGTACGCATCCACTTGCAATAGAGGAGACAAGGCAAGCATGTAAGGCTGCAGTGGATGGAATGGACGCTGTCACCAAGGCCAGTTGA
- a CDS encoding uncharacterized protein (InterPro:IPR016191;~SECRETED:SignalP(1-19);~go_function: GO:0003723 - RNA binding [Evidence IEA];~go_function: GO:0004540 - ribonuclease activity [Evidence IEA]) codes for MVQIKANMLLFLLAGSALAMPAKTPANNAASPGKTVQCTTDGKTIKIPENIAKDIAKKAPSGSQFVEDECTEKPEFSTFSSYPHQYHNGDPFDWDNHVCNSENVALLEFPIKDDNPAEMYPWKGIPRGDGKKPEKMKNIPCRVVYSATDGHYCGVMCHNSMKEGGEKGFHKCT; via the exons ATGGTCCAAATTAAAGCCAACATgctccttttccttctcgcTGGCAGTGCCTTGGCCATGCCAGCCAAAACGCCAGCCAACAATGCTGCGAGTCCTGGTAAA ACCGTCCAATGCACAACGGACGGAAAAACAATCAAAATCCCGGAGAATATTGCCAAGGACATCGCCAAAAAAGCCCCCTCTGGCAGCCAGTTTGTCGAGGACGAATGCACCGAGAAGCCAGAGTTTTCCACATTCAGCAGCTACCCGCATCAGTACCATAATGGTGACCCATTTGATTGGGACAACCACGTTTGCAACTCGGAAAATGTGGCTCTGCTTGAATTTCCCATCAAAGATGACAACCCTGCTGAGATGTATCCCTGGAAAGGAATTCCAAGGGGCGATGGTAAGAAACctgagaagatgaagaatatTCCATGCCGCGTTGTCTACAGTGCCACAGATGGTCATTATTGTGGTGTCATGTGCCACAATTCTATGAAAGAAGGCGGGGAAAAAGGATTCCACAAGTGTACTTGA
- a CDS encoding uncharacterized protein (InterPro:IPR036875;~go_function: GO:0003676 - nucleic acid binding [Evidence IEA];~go_function: GO:0008270 - zinc ion binding [Evidence IEA]) yields the protein MVSLATHYWNLLKPSRKRNWTESTTTSGQEQDDPKRRRYKYSAPYLKTKWKQPTGPDGKPYHCYICDATDHLASRCPKKTKIQSVLNNQNIQSEMGNGEESK from the coding sequence ATGGTCTCCCTTGCCACCCACTATTGGAACCTCCTAAAACCAAGTCGCAAACGAAACTGGACCGAATCTACCACAACTAGTGGCCAAGAGCAAGATGACCCCAAACGTCGCAGATACAAATATTCAGCTCCTTATCTCAAAACTAAGTGGAAACAACCTACTGGCCCAGACGGCAAGCCTTACCACTGCTATATTTGTGACGCCACCGATCACCTTGCATCCAGGTGCCCCAAGAAGACAAAGATTCAATCAGTCCTGAATAACCAGAATATTCAGTCAGAAATGGGAAACGGGGAAGAGTCGAAGTAG
- a CDS encoding uncharacterized protein (COG:S;~EggNog:ENOG410Q2YB;~InterPro:IPR029058;~TransMembrane:3 (o30-52i59-80o157-177i)) — MLIFIVTPHRPWPSGALDELYPNFTNTRDLILHTLLLIVQIVLIVTVLIFLATFLVFPVVVPVVFFGLFWLVTVVILRLLNGPPTSQSLVGVPSDGTPVNDESELWFFINGIGTGKGLLLDLVECLIQRDLDYKTRDIRQGRAQIRAALKSQNTKKVVLIAHSQGGIVACSIIDWLFGELSHKTMRKLEVYTFGNAARHFRNPPLDASNANSKQQEEQGDTEPVIKYIEHYANSEDFVANIGVLEFTSPMAKYTSTSLFSGAVFRREGSGHLLNLHYLDAMFDKQDDFMNTKIPVSRQDAPDGIIMKPIGELSRLFRYKNGQHPEE, encoded by the exons ATGCTGATATTTATTGTCACTCCTCACCGTCCCTGGCCTTCAGGTGCCTTAGATGAGCTATACCCCAATTTTACCAACACACGAGATCTCATTCTCCATACCCTTCTACTTATCGTTCAAATTGTTCTGATCGTAACGGTTCTTATTTTTCTCGCCACATTTTTGGTTTTCCCAGTTGTTGTCCCTGTGGTATTCTTTGGCCTCTTCTGGTTAGTGACTGTCGTGATCCTGCGACTGCTCAATGGTCCACCGACGTCACAATCCTTGGTGGGCGTACCAAGTGATGGAACTCCGGTTAACGACGAGAGTGAGCTGTGGTTCTTCATTAATGGAATTGGTACGGG CAAGGGTTTACTTTTGGACCTTGTCGAGTGCCTCATCCAGCGCGACTTGGATTATAAGACTCGAGATATTCGCCAAGGACGTGCTCAAATTCGCGCTGCACTTAAATCTCAGAATACCAAGAAGGTCGTCCTCATCGCCCATTCCCAAGGTGGCATCGTAGCGTGCTCCATCATAGACTGGCTTTTTGGTGAACTTTCCCACAAAACGATGCGCAAGCTAGAAGTTTACACTTTCGGTAACGCAGCGAGACATTTCAGAAATCCGCCACTGGATGCTAGCAATGCCAACTCAAAACAGCAGGAGGAGCAAGGTGACACGGAGCCGGTCATCAAATACATCGAACACTACGCCAACAGTGAAGACTTCGTCGCCAATATTGGAGTGCTAGAGTTTACCTCACCAATGGCAAAGTACACTAGCACCAGCTTGTTCTCAGGAGCCGTATTTAGAAGAGAAGGCTCAGGTCACCTCCTGAACTTGCATTATCTCGATGCCATGTTTGATAAGCAGGATGATTTCATGAATACCAAAATTCCCGTTTCTCGCCA GGATGCACCCGATGGGATTATAATGAAGCCAATTGGAGAGCTTTCGAGGCTTTTTCGATACAAAAACGGGCAGCATCCAGAAGAATAA
- a CDS encoding phosphotransferase family protein (COG:S;~EggNog:ENOG410Q1I1;~InterPro:IPR011009,IPR002575), whose translation MPDTLPFSISRLKECVATGLQSPPASISLIRQPTIEGDDHMIFLIDSKPDYIVRVTKPREDGSRSYNGQEMQARDIALRRLVQDEYRARCLDEHIIPLSIGTWQLSDDGDYAASLETKLQGLGLHRAPVSELTVQGLESFLSVLKCANVEGLEERLGIKIPLIPFPDLKLLRESAIEAWTRLVERGQVSVKDIGNQGPINGLLERKTTMLEKIQHLSLEYCPALVHNDIKGEHILISPQSGRIIGILDWADAGIGNAAVDIAGLVLTVGNNLAKEIAREVGYGENQILQGVLQARCECVLRLDDRLNGDDRLSPVDLLRDQLFLSLKD comes from the coding sequence ATGCCCGACACTCTCCCATTCTCAATTTCCAGACTGAAGGAATGTGTAGCAACAGGCCTCCAGTCCCCTCCAGCCTCCATATCCCTGATTCGTCAACCCACCATTGAAGGCGATGACCACATGATTTTCCTCATCGACTCCAAGCCCGACTACATCGTCCGAGTCACCAAGCCGCGCGAAGATGGTTCTCGCTCTTACAATGGCCAAGAGATGCAGGCTCGTGATATCGCATTGCGCAGACTCGTCCAAGATGAGTACCGGGCTCGCTGTCTAGATGAACATATcatcccactctcaatcggAACCTGGCAGCTGAGCGATGATGGGGACTATGCAGCTTCGCTTGAAACCAAGCTCCAAGGGTTGGGGTTGCACCGCGCTCCTGTTTCCGAGTTGACTGTGCAAGGACTGGAGAGTTTTCTTTCTGTGTTGAAGTGTGCCAACGTGGAAGGATTAGAAGAAAGACTGGGGATAAAAATCCCTTTGATTCCATTCCCCGATTTGAAGCTTCTCAGAGAGTCTGCGATCGAAGCATGGACGAGGCTGGTGGAGCGTGGCCAGGTATCTGTGAAGGATATTGGAAATCAAGGCCCCATAAACGGTTTACTGGAGAGGAAAACCACCATGTTGGAGAAGATACAGCACCTGTCTCTAGAATACTGCCCGGCACTGGTTCACAACGACATCAAAGGCGAACATATCCTCATTAGTCCCCAAAGCGGCCGGATAATTGGGATCCTCGATTGGGCAGATGCTGGCATCGGGAATGCTGCTGTTGACATCGCTGGGTTGGTGCTGACTGTCGGGAACAATCTTGCAAAAGAAATTGCTAGGGAAGTGGGATATGGAGAAAATCAGATCTTGCAAGGAGTGCTCCAGGCTCGATGTGAATGTGTCTTGAGGTTGGATGATCGCTTGAATGGGGATGATAGACTAAGTCCTGTGGATTTGTTGCGAGATCAGCTTTTTCTGTCGCTAAAGGACTGA